A region of the Struthio camelus isolate bStrCam1 chromosome 4, bStrCam1.hap1, whole genome shotgun sequence genome:
AAATACTTTGTGTTACCTCCTATTGACTTATTGTGAGGAAAAATGATTTGGAGAATGCAGCCTTTGCAGATATGTTATTGTTGGTCAAGTATGTGTGTGAAAATGAAGAACAATGCATGATTTACAGATATACGTGTGTATCTGGGATGGGTGCAATATACAAAATTGCTTAAGCTCTTGGGACCCTCAGTGTCGATCAAACTGTGTGAAATCTAGGTTTCAACATGCtaagtttcttttgaaaatatgctttaGGTTCCGCAGTCATTAAGCCATCTCAGGTATTATGTGAAAATTTGTATCCCTTGGAAGACGCTTACAGACTCAAGATTTCTGCCGTTAAGGAGTGAAAAACTAGAATTGGTGTTTCAACTGCAAGGCGGTAATATTGACATGAAGACAGATGCTGGGTATGCATTTCAAAACTGTCATGTAAGCTTGAACATCATGGGCAAAATTCTGACCTTAAGTACATACAAAAAGGTAGGCGTGAATAAGGGGCTAGAACTGAGGCTGGAATTGGTCTTTCAGTATCCAGATTGATGATTGACAAAATGTTAGTGTATGCTGCTGTTACCCACCAAAAAAAGCTGTGAATAGATAACTGAGCAGGATCATTAGAATGTATTTAAAACTACTGTGGAagcatatttatatataacaaaaaaaaaaaaaaaagcaggagttgATCCAGGATGAAATGTTTGTACTGGAGTTTTAAGTCACATACTGTCTTTTATCTTCTGTGACTGCATTAAGGGTTCTTAGTTCCTGTTGTAAGGCTGGGTCCTGTGACTGCTTGGCCTCAATATTTTGCTGCTTACAAAGGACTGATTACAAAATTTGCTGTTTACAGAGGACTGTGTGGGGGTAAGAAGATGCctgctctgaaaagaaaatagaaactggGAAAATAAGTGGGAGAGGGATGatcatctttctcctcccctccctcccccccacccccccaaagcaTTTAGTTCCAAAGGTGGATCTAAGATAGTCTAATACAATATAAAAGTTGGAGTGGAGTTACTGGCAAAAAGCCAATTTGACAAAGTGTGTTCACTATTAACATGAAGAGCCTATGCCACTTCCCACTAAAGTTAGCGGGAGTCAGTTTGGGCTGTTaccttcacatttttatttcagttgggATAATTTCAGTTTACTTTAATCAGAAGCCTTTGTTGTTTGCCAGTAGATTATAGattgtctgaaagaaaaaaaagaaagtggttaAATACTTCTCCCTTTGAACAAACAAATGTGCTTGCTACAATAAAAAAGATGGAGCATTGCTTCTGTTCTGATTATTCTTCTGATGATCTTTTTTAGAGTTTTTGCTTAATACAGATTTTGCAAAAGAGattgagaaattaattttaatctaCAATCCTGTAGATGCTTGCTTATCTTTTGAAATTTAAGGAGTGGTATAAATGTTAGCAGGATCAAAGCATATGAAGATAAGACACTAAATGGTCAATCTATCGGTGGCTAAGGAGGAATAAAACTTGATCACTGTTATGCTCATCTTATTGTGAGAAATGTGTtaatacaggtgtgtgtgtgtgtgtgtgttttctttttttttttaataactctgtTAGGAGTTGAGGGATGCAGGTCTTCTGATAGtcattctttaccttttttttttttttttttttttaagctattgacATTACTGTCCTAGATCCATGCtcattttgcttgttttaactAAAATATTCTTTGTATTTTTGGCAGAATAACAACTTCTGCCATTTTGCTTGTGTCACATGAATTAGTCTCTGTATTCTACAAAGTGCTTATTGTGCATCttcagctctttttctcttttcacctGCCTTGGGTGAACTGGCGTTGTGCAAAGGTAGTGAGATCAAGGTTTCACTCCACTGCACGCTGTGTTCAGAGCTGTTGGACGCTTCTGTGTGAATGTGCTCTTCGTTGTGGCATCTGGAGGGAACAGCCTGTCACCAGCCTGAAAAGCATGCTCATGTGCTGGAGCCTGGTGAGCTCTGATCCAGGCGTGAAGGCCCCATGGCAGATGGTGGCACAGCCTCATCCACTGAACCCTTCTCACAGGCATACCGCACCCAGCTCTATTGCCTAATACTGAAGCCACCTCTTGGATTCAAGTAGGATTAAGTTCCCATTGTGTGCTTATGAGTGTTGAAAGCAGGGCTCATGTGATTTACCCCCTGCTTGGGACTGATAGCAGAGGTTATCCAGGTAGGCAAGAACATTGCTGTCGATGTGGGGAATACACAAGCTGCGCTCTATCAGGGTGCAGGCATGCTGTAATTCAGGCTATCTAAGGAAGGGAAAAGCCTCCTGGAATGCAGTCCGTGAGCAGGAGAACACATAATTAAAATGTGCATAACTAGCTTGTGTTTTTTCCTGAACTTGTGAAGTGGTTAGACTCAGTCCCACGGATCACTGAGGAGAATACAGTCTACAGGGATAAACTGAGCTAACCAGAGTTTTTAGAGCATCTATCAGAtttggcttaaaaaaataaatgcattgtgAAATGTTTTTGCTGCCTGGAGCTCaagttgaaaaataaaagttattgcTGGGGTGAAGTTACAAACTTTGCTTGGGTGAGAGCTGGAAACGTTGGGATTGTTCCTATGTTTATATGATACTGAACTGAGCCTTTTTGAATATCTACTCTAGTTAATGTCTGGCTATCTCACTACCCGTTGGAGGGCCCATTTCTCTTGTTCCAAGTTGCCTGTGACCAAGAAAGTTGGACTGAAtttggggctgtggagggtggaCTATTATAAAAAATGTATGATATATGTCAATTTTATCTTACAGCTGTGAAGAAATTATATatgaagtttttttgttgtttttttttagttatgcATACCAACTTCCTTTAAAAAGTAGGGATGAAGTCTGATATCAGTGTAGTGACAGCAATAACAAAGGGATCCCTTAACATAGAGGGCAGCAGTTTTCttgctcctcctttccttcaatgCTTTTCAGCCAGCATTCCCTCTTGGTGTTCTCTCGGCGCCTGTGCTTTGCCAGCTCTCAGCTTCTGCCCTGCACAACCACACGCAGCTCCAGCCAGCAATCCCAGCCCTTGCACCGGGTTGGTAGCCTGCCTTGCTTCAGATATTGTGTGCACAAAAGCTGTGAATGAAAAGTGGATAGTATGCCCCTTAGGCTCTCCAGAGCCTGTGATCAAAGGCCTCTTGCCGGCATCCGCTGATGGAGAGCATCACCCGTTATCTTAGTGTCTGATCACTTCCTAATTTTTGCTCTAGCTGTTTTCGCAGTTCTTCTGGATGACAGGGAACTGAAGTACAGGGAGGACCAAGGAAGGAACCTGAGCCAAAAAAGGGCTAACCCTTGGACCTTCAGCTCCACAGTAGCATCCTGAATGCTAATAGTAGTTCTAGAAGTAATGTAGAACCTACATTACTCAGGGAAAGAAAGATCACATTCATTGCAATCCATCATTTTCGGTTTtctattttgctgtgttttgtggaTCTGCTCTGGCAGAttccaggtctgtctttaaaCTATATCTTTGCATGCACGATTATGCCCACAGGTAATAGGAAACTCgagtttcaaaagaaaagctgatCCTGTTGCTAGATAACAGCAGTATCCTAAATAAATGTGTGGTTGCCTCGAGGCTTGAGGTTGTTGCCAGATGCACCTTTTTTTGATTGGTGAGAACAGCAGATGACGCTTCATGGTATATAAATGCAAGAGAAAACACAGGAGTACAGATCAGCAGAGCAAACCAGCCATCCGGAAAGAAGAGCTGAGAAGGTGTTAAAGCAGCTGCTTGCAATGGCATTTGGAATGCTAATCTATATTTTGCTGAAAGGTAGGTTTGGAGGAGGTTGTTCCATGTCGTAGAATACAAGGCTTTGTTGAACAATAGTTTACTCTTTCTGAACTAagcgatggggggggggggagggaaagaggtgAAGACGTTATGAAGCTGAATTACTTGAGTAATTTTAAGCCTAGATGAAATTTTAACTGATAGATATAATTTAGATTCTTTTGAAGGGAACTACTTTGACCAGTAAATAGGTGTAACATCTGTAATATATTACAGGTGCCTGTGTCATGAATTGCATAAGATAGTAGAATTGAAAACAGAACGGATATATATTTTGGAACTCTGCAAATGGCAGTTTGTTTTTCCGTAGTTGTAGTTATGGTGTGACAAAAGGAGGTTTGAGGTGAGAACACTGCAAAGAAACCTGTTAGTGTTTTGCTGCATTATATCAGAACTGTATTGCAGGTATATGTTTTCTGGGTCAAATGAACCTTGAATAGACATGCTGAGTTTTTTTGTTACAGTAAGCATCTGTTTGCATTATACAGCAATGGGGGCACTGAGTGAAGAGTCAACTATTACCGTTTCATCCCTCAGTGCAGAATTATGGAGTAACTGGACAAAAAACAACactgaaggtatttttttttgtttctctctattgtctctgaaaaaaatagtttttcttattttgatgATAACTATCATAATGCTTCTGCTATGTAGACAATGTTGAGCTGTGAAGTATGTTGTATTTGTGAGAtgagcctcctttttttttccccccccccccccccccccatggagcCTTGAAAATCTCTCTGAGGTAATAGCTGTCACAAAGCTGGAGTAGGCTCAGCACTTAGcagctgaagagctgcttctccaaACCCAGTCATAactggaaaaagatattttagggCTACTTGGGATAGATTCTCTGCACTTCTGATGGTCGTTCCTGTTAATTTTAACTATTGCTGGGTTTCTGACTATTAGCTCTCTTTAGTCTGAATCTTTCTGCACTCAACAGGGACTGTGGCAAACACGACTTGAAATAACATCTCTCATAACTGTTACTCAGTAGTTTCTTCCTTtgttacagttttgttttcttcggTTATCCCAGCTTCCACAGCCCTTCTCAGCATGCtagctctcttttctttctttttcttttctgactgaAATGTGAACTCAAGCTATTTACCTGCCAAGATCTGAGACTAGAGCACTGTGTTTATCCTGCAGACTGCATTCTTGATGTTACTTCAGGTGCTAGTGATGTCATTACTTTCTGGAGAACAGTGTAATCTGGAACTGAGGTTTTGGCAGGTCAGTAAAGGAGGAAAGGATTTTAACCATGATACTTATTAACGTCTTTGTACTTTTGAAAGAATATAAACATGCATACAAATAATCTTCTGTTAATTGTAAGTCATCTCCGGATGTCTTGCAAGCCTTTTTAGTAAATAcataagctttcatttttcctcatAATTCAAAGCAAGTCAAACTACTggtctttttctctctgtagttTGTGGTACAGTGCTATGGATACATTctcacacatacacgcacacagtCAGAGATGATCATTTTTGAGCGCAGTAGTTTCCTTCATTAGCCCAAGACTTGTGGTCTGGCTTAGTGGATTTATCTGTGATGTGGTTCTTCCAGAGTTACAGAGCAAATAGCAGTATAACGAAGTGGAAATGTATGTTGTGATTCCTTAATTAGCTCGTTGGTGTTTGTATTTATAAAGCAGGAGTTATGCATCTCATTTTAACAAATAAGAGTTTTATCTAAGTGAACACAACCAAGTCTGCAATTGTCCCATCTACGTTTATGCTAGCATTACTTGTGCATCTCAACTAGATGCCTGCACTTAGAGCTGAATATTCTCTCAGAGATAGCAACACCAATTCAGACCCGCTCAAGCACACACTTCCAGTCTGTTAAAGGTATGTGTAGGCAGACCTTTTATACAGCCACTGAAACGACAAGAAGCAGCGTTTCCGGAAAGAAGACGTTAACAAATGATTAAAGGGTTACCAAAGGAAGTGGCTGTGTCCCTATAACCTGTTCTTGTAGCTGCTATTTCTGTACCAGTGGGTGTATAATAAGTTACAATTTGTAGTCCAAGTTCGGTAATACTGGATTCTAAGAAAACTGATTCCCAAGTAAGCATCACTGGAGGAACTAGCAGTTTCTTGTGTAATTGCGCGTCCCCTAGGGACTGAGATGCAGTTTATGGAAAACTAGTAATTTCTGGTCAGTGAACAGTAAAGCCATTTGCCTCCCATTTACTGGATCATCTTCCATTTCCTTACTTTATACGTTGTACAGACTTGACTTGTAGCCAGTGCTGAGGCAGGGTAACGTTAGGCTATGTGGTCAGCTGGGGGGAAAGGTTGTGGAAAGGATGCTTGGTGGGGGCTGACAAGTCATGGATCGAGAACTTGAGGCGTAGCTTTTGGTAAAGGGGAGGCATAGTCCCTGCTGAAGGGGGAGTGTTTACAGTGAAATGGTTAGGTAGGAGTTGGGAAGGCTGCGAAGGGCTTAGTTTTACTGCGGAAAGATGAGATCCATTCATTGCTACAAGTGGCTTACTCCATGCGGCCTGTAATGGAAGCCCTGAACTGGGGctgaccccttccctcccctttctggCTCTTCTGTTCCCGCCAGACACACCATACCTGAAGGCTTAGCTGTCATGGTCTTAATGGCTTACTCTTTTTTGTCGTTAGTCTGTCAGTTTTGGCGTGCCCAGGTTTCTAAGTGCTGTCGTTTTGATCTCATGTCAGCTCTTGTCAAGTCTATCTGTTTGAATGACTCAGTTGCAGGTGACTGTCAAGTGcttacacagcatgctttttttctccccctcacgCGACTtgaaaaggcacatggatgcattTATTCAACAGCTTATTTATCACCTAGATGGGTAATGTGATATGAATCAGCATAATGTTCTGGAATGGGTTAGATTGAAAGTCTTTGTTTTTGAGACTCATCATTCTTTTTAAGGCAATTATTTCTGCTTTCGCAATGTCAAAATATTTAGCACCTAAAATTCTTGTGTGTTCATTTCAGATGTGACCTTGCAACCCACACTGGACAAAGTCTCACTCCTGACAATGAAGGAGGAATGTGTTGTTCCGTTGTGGCCTGCATGGCAAGGTGTTTGTCTCGAATGCTTTCTAGGCAGGCTTCTTTTAGGCTGACCTTGGTTTCAAATGGCAGTATTGACTTTGATCGTTCTTAGGGGAAGAAGTATTGCATACTTATGCAAAGCAAGTTTTCCTCCAAAAGTAGGCAGGTGGAATGCTGCCACCTCTAGGCAGAAGTGAAGTAAACGAAAACTGAAGCAGAAGGGATATCCGTGCCTTTTGACATGTAAACTTGGATCTTCCtcacttatttttttccattgtggCAGGTAAATAAGTGAAATATTCAACTCCGCAACAGAACTCTTCTCAGGGCCCAGTAGAAGAGTAGTACATTCAATAGAATGGCAGGAAATGAGCCATAAAAGGTTATGTTTAAGGCTTATGATTTGCTTTCGTGTAGTACAGCATTTGGCCTCCGTTGTGCTAAAATTGTGATGCTGATCCATTGGTGCATGAGTGTTTGAAGAGAGGCACAGGGAAGTATAAGTGTGCCATTTCCCATGTTCTGAAGTTGGTGTCTGCAGAGCTCTGTCTCCTGAGCTTGTCCGCAGTGTTTTGAGTCAGCCAGAAGAGTGCCAGAGCTTGATGCTAGAGCTCACGTGTACAGAGCTCTGACTCCCTTCCGTGCGGAGTATGTGATTCAAGGCTAAGGGTGCGTCTGCTCAATGCAGGGCTTCTTAGAGTAGAAATACTGCATTGGTTTCATCATCTGGGGGCAATCTAACTGTGGTAGCACAGAGCTCAGAGTTGGGAGATGCTGTACACAGTTCTGCGAGCCATTTGAGGCGTTTCCGTACGACATTGCAGTGTGTGATAGAGATAGGGCCCAAGTCTCAGCATATCCTTCAGTATATATGTATTGCCGCTTGATTACTAACCAAAACTGTGGTTGCATTATTAAACCAAAAGTGTGTGGCATTATGTTCCTAGGTTTAGGGCTGCCTTTTCCACAGTGTAAAGAGGAACTTGTAAAATTTTTTCTCAGCCCAAAGAAGTTCTTTAAATGAAGGCATATTTTTCTACCTCAGTAGCTTTTCCTGAGAAAGAGGAGTAAGCCCACATATTCTTTGCAGGAAGAAGACTTGAATTGTTTCTTGTTCCCTGTATGTCCCTTCACAAGCTGGGGGGTGTGATTTATCTCTTGGAGAGATTCTAGAGCACACTGTTTTCAAAGTAATGTTGTGTCATCTGAGTAATAGTGATAGCATCAAGCCTCTTATGTGTCCACATTGTTTGATTCACATCTGAATTTCTGAAGTGCCCTGAAATGCAGGCGTATGGATTTAGAGTAGAGTAGCTGTTTACCATCACTTGTCAACTCTAAGAAGCAGCTGGCATATAGGAGGAAAAACTCGCCTAGTTGAGCACATAGGGGAACTCCTGGCATGAAATGACTCAAACTGGAATTTGGTCAGGAAATTGGGGGATTGATACTGTTATTCCTGAGAAATGCGTAATGGAGTCTTGAGCTGACCATAGCAGCCAGGAACGGCCTGAGGCTTACATCTCTGACAATAGTTCCATCAGTGTAATATCTTTGAACCTTGATTCAGTGCTTACTCAGAAAGGAAGGTTTCTGCTCACTGCGCTATCGTTTAGTCAGCCTGAGCAGATGTTGTCACCTCCCTGCCTGATGTTATTTTTCCTGTGGTCATAACTGAAAGCTGATGTTGACATAAGCTCAGTTAAGAAATCTCCTCTAGACATCACTAAAATAGGCCCCTGAAACAGTAAGGCATTGCTTGGGCACTCCACCCCATCCAGTGATTTCTCTAACTGGGGAGAGAGACCAGTTCAAACATACTCCCTGTAACtatgaagctttttttcctctttgtttgccCCACCCCTGCTCCCATGACAAATTCATGCTGGCCTCTGCACTTCTTCTGCATCCCAGGATACATCACGCCTGGACTCAGGCTCTGCTCTATCAGTAGATAACACTGCTCTAAGATCCCAAAGAAGACTTTTAACCTTTATTTTACTCTCATTTGAGTTTCCGTGATTGGGAATAAGCTAGTCACTTCTGTGCTTTCAAAGCAATAGCATGCTTACTAACCTGAATGCATATGACTTTTATCTAGTTTTAGAAACTGAATAGTCAGGGACCTGCTTGCTTTTGGATGCAGAGACCATTTGGGGAATCTTGGTGCTTACAAGCAGAACCGAACACTCAGCTAATGTTAGACTGTGGAGACTAGGTAAAGAGAGCAATCCCATCATTCATAGCTTAGTTgtagctgcagagctgagggacAGGAATATTAGAAATGCAGTAGTTTTTTGTCCTCcagtggggaaaagaaaaaaaggaattaatcCATTATTTGAATTCAGACTGGGAAACATACTGAGACTCAAGCAATGCTATCATTGCATCCTAAACCCCTGTTGTTCCTGGGGATTGATGTTCTGATGGATTGCAGGTTGGATAATGTTCATGTTATGCTGGGGTCAGTCTTCCAACATTTTTCTTACACATGCTTCTCAAGAGGAAGTAATTGACTGTGTCCAAGAAGCTCATTTTGCTGAGCAATGTCTGAACTGGCTTGCAAGATATATCACAGTAAATCTGTGTGTTAAGTGTCTTTCTGCAGTAAATGTTTGTCTCTCTTggattgtgaaaatatttttaagtgatttGACTTTTTCCAAATATAACATGGTATTTCTTTACCTCTCGCAGTAGACTATACAGAGCAACCGAGGCTCTTGAAGCTTATGCAAGCCTGTCTTGAGGAGCACCACAGCTATTGTATTAACGGGCTCTGTGCTTTTCACAGTGAACTGAGGAAACCCATATGCAAGTAAAGAACACTGTTTATAAATACACTTCTTGGAGAAGTAGAAACAGTAGTGTTGTTTCTTTGTCTGCTGCACGTTAATAATATAATGTGACTATTTTTTTTAGCAGAGCACAACTTGTTAAGTGTCAGTAAAGTACTTGCAGGCTTAAAGATTGGAACATGCTTGAGTGTTATGCTGGTTCAGGACTGCTAATGAGACAGTAGTGCCAGGCCAGTGTAATACCAAGGAAGGGAGACTGAAGATCCACAGCTTTCTAAATCAATGCTTTGAAAGCATCTTAAGTCTCACCTGGCCCTAGAGTTAAAGGATTAGATTTTCATAGGGTGCAGTGAAGTGGGCAGGAACTTGGAAGAAAGCAGCTGCAACTTCCTTATTCTGCAACTGCTTACAAACGAAGCCTGGGCCTTACTATATGCTTAGAATTTTCTGGGTCCGTATTGGGCAGCTTTGGCCACGGCAGATGTTACAGCAGCAAAGCGCAGTGCTCTTTGTCCACACCCTCTCGGGTGAGGTTGTGTTTAGACTGCGTTTGCTGTTGTGACTGTAGTGCTTGAGCTAGCTTTAAACTAGATAGACTGGGATAACTAGTAGTCTTGGTGGCGTTGAGAGGTTCTGACTGAGCATGAGTTTCAGCCTATCCTACTTGAGACTCACTCTAAATTGCTTAAAACTGATCAAATGCAAAACATATTTCTAGAATATAAAGTAAAAGAAGTTCTGTATAATTTTACTTGATGTAAATTTATTTTATAGGTGCCTTGCAGGTTATAATGGAGAGAGGTGTGAACACTTAACACTAAATTCCTATGCACATAATTCTTACGAACGCTACATTGCTGTGGGAATTGGTATAGGAATTCTGACCAGTGGGATACTTGCTATCATCTACTGCTACGTGAGAAAGAGGTACGGAAGATAGGTAACCTTTTGATTACCTTCATCTGACCTATGGCGGGGAAGAAAGCTGTGCAGAATTTTATCAGGGAACTGGGAGTGTGTTCTGGCCTCTGTTGTTCATCTGTTGTGTGATCTGAAAGTAGCTGACGctcagtttctttgttttcttgtcaGCCAAATGGGTGAAATAATTGTGTGACTGCCCAAAACATGAATTTCATTGAGGCTGCTTAAATGAGCTAGGCAGATAAAATTGATTTCTGTTTAGACTACTGTGGTTTTAGATTTACCTGATTAAAATCACATCACGTTATCGTTTTAGATGCAGAAAATTGAAATCGCCTTACAAAGTCTGCATGGGTGAGACTGCATTGTGAAGACTTGGCATTGGGACACTTAACCAACTTGCCTGTAAACTACAGAAGGTTCTGACTTGGGAGGCCATCCCGCGCCCATCTAGCAGGTACCCCAGCTTCACTGATGAGGTGACATAAAGGGAATGGCACAGCAGGTGCATAAAGGAACTCCTGCAGAACTGATGGGCTCCACACACTTTTGAAGAAAGACTTTTTATCTTTAATAAAGGTTGCTATACGAGCAGCTCAAAACAGCTGAGGATACTTCTGGCCTTTTCAACGCTCTGCTGTGGCTCATGTTTGCTGAGGGAAGGACTTGTTCGTTTTAGCTATTCAGTCATTTCAAGCCCTAGTAGAGTGTTCTGGCCTGGtcttccccccaccaccccttcCTTTACTTTTCCTCTGGTGGAAAAGCGCAACCTGTTTCACAATGGAATTGCTTCCTGAACGTGACACGCTGTCAAGAAGCCACCTGGGTTCTTCTTTCACAACATCTGCTGCGTATGTGCCTGGATGAACACATGAATTGCCTCTTTCAATACTGTTGATATCGCCAATGGGCTAAGCGGAGCGTAGGCTTTCATTGCCATGTGGACAAAATGGTAAAACACTTTGGACTGGGGAAAACGTATGGTCCTCAGAGACTTGCttaaaagtaagaataaaattTAAACAGTTCCTGGGAAATCAGATCATGAGGTCTGAGGGCATTGCAAGTTCTTTCAATTTTGACAAGCAAAGAAATTGGACATCTTTTTCCAAATGGATATTGAGTGTGCTCACTGACCAAGAACTTGACTCTTCCTTTACATCACATAGCGGCTCATCAGAGTCCCAAAACCTTCAGGCAAAACATTGCCTTCCTGGACCATGATTTCAGACTAAGACTCCAGTTGTGAGGGAAGCTGGAGTTTTGCTAGGAAACTCCAATATAGCTCTATCCAGGAAGCAAACTTACTTTGCTCTGTTCTCATGGTATATGCACAGTATCACcactgaaataagaaagaaatgaccATAGGGATTTTGTTCTACCCTGGCCCAGATTACTTATTAGAGATTATATACatacagagatatatatatatatatatatatatatatatatatatatacacactgcaCATTATAGACTCATCTGCTTTACTTAGTCATCCACAAGAAAGAGGCAGTTAGGTACCTCAGAAACCCTTGCAATTTGTATGGGTTAATGTAGGCTCCTGAGTTTAGGTGCCTTGCtggaaaaatgagtttgtttATGTGAGTTCACTTTTAAAAAAGGATGCGTgtcatttgtttaaaatttaatctGTGTATTCAAGAGCCTTCAATGGTAGTGGTGAAATATGTTTGAATGACTGGGGCTTTGAAAGGGGAAACATGCATTTACCGTTTCAGTGGTCTGATATACTTGGCTTCTCACACAGGGGGATCCTGGTCAGTAGCTGAGTTGTCTCAGCTCTAGATTGGTAGCAGTAAATAATAGCATGTCACACATGGGTTGGACTCCCTGTGCAATAAACAAGAGCCAGCAGCAAGAACATAAACTGACAGGATTGTTGGTGCAGAGCTGAATGGAGAGACACGCCAGTCCTTTCCTCTGTGCATTGACATGAGTGTTTTGCAAGATGTATTGAATTGATTTCCCAACTCTCAgcctattcatttttttccatctcaagATAAATATTCAGATCTGTCTTGTTTGTTCGTTTCCATTCTCCTGACCTTTTTCTTGGTACTACTGAAAGGCAATTTCTGCTCTCCCTGTTTCTGCCTCAGCTTTCAGTAGCTGCCTTAATGTATTCTGTTTTATATATGATAATGTGAGAGTATGATT
Encoded here:
- the EPGN gene encoding epigen isoform X2; the protein is MQEKTQEYRSAEQTSHPERRAEKVLKQLLAMAFGMLIYILLKAMGALSEESTITVSSLSAELWSNWTKNNTEDVTLQPTLDKVSLLTMKEECVVPLWPAWQVDYTEQPRLLKLMQACLEEHHSYCINGLCAFHSELRKPICKCLAGYNGERCEHLTLNSYAHNSYERYIAVGIGIGILTSGILAIIYCYVRKRCRKLKSPYKVCMGETAL
- the EPGN gene encoding epigen isoform X1 yields the protein MQEKTQEYRSAEQTSHPERRAEKVLKQLLAMAFGMLIYILLKVSICLHYTAMGALSEESTITVSSLSAELWSNWTKNNTEDVTLQPTLDKVSLLTMKEECVVPLWPAWQVDYTEQPRLLKLMQACLEEHHSYCINGLCAFHSELRKPICKCLAGYNGERCEHLTLNSYAHNSYERYIAVGIGIGILTSGILAIIYCYVRKRCRKLKSPYKVCMGETAL
- the EPGN gene encoding epigen isoform X3, with protein sequence MQEKTQEYRSAEQTSHPERRAEKVLKQLLAMAFGMLIYILLKVSICLHYTAMGALSEESTITVSSLSAELWSNWTKNNTEVDYTEQPRLLKLMQACLEEHHSYCINGLCAFHSELRKPICKCLAGYNGERCEHLTLNSYAHNSYERYIAVGIGIGILTSGILAIIYCYVRKRCRKLKSPYKVCMGETAL
- the EPGN gene encoding epigen isoform X5, giving the protein MQEKTQEYRSAEQTSHPERRAEKVLKQLLAMAFGMLIYILLKAMGALSEESTITVSSLSAELWSNWTKNNTEVDYTEQPRLLKLMQACLEEHHSYCINGLCAFHSELRKPICKCLAGYNGERCEHLTLNSYAHNSYERYIAVGIGIGILTSGILAIIYCYVRKRCRKLKSPYKVCMGETAL
- the EPGN gene encoding epigen isoform X4, whose translation is MLSFFVTVSICLHYTAMGALSEESTITVSSLSAELWSNWTKNNTEDVTLQPTLDKVSLLTMKEECVVPLWPAWQVDYTEQPRLLKLMQACLEEHHSYCINGLCAFHSELRKPICKCLAGYNGERCEHLTLNSYAHNSYERYIAVGIGIGILTSGILAIIYCYVRKRCRKLKSPYKVCMGETAL